Proteins encoded in a region of the Geobacillus genomosp. 3 genome:
- a CDS encoding HNH endonuclease: MKIYDEPLAISADQWLAMLNDPSVFHGEDVELIRTLYYFPDCRASGKELARFLNKVSHSPLNAQVGRLGNRIVRKYPDVQFPMEREGKVRWWNIPFLGEEHPGRYTWQLRPELREAVRRYEQQEMDRHEEGALLPSELEDIPLREGGKKLVAVNRYERNARARRLCLQRHGYRCSVCQFDFEEVYGEIGKGFIEVHHLIPLSEIGEQYTVNPFDDLRPVCPNCHAMLHRGNLSIEELREMVETRRRISVIGQSN; the protein is encoded by the coding sequence ATGAAAATTTATGACGAGCCGCTGGCGATATCGGCTGATCAATGGCTGGCCATGTTAAATGATCCGAGTGTTTTTCATGGAGAAGATGTGGAGCTGATTCGAACTTTATATTATTTTCCTGATTGCCGTGCATCGGGGAAAGAGTTAGCACGTTTTTTAAACAAAGTGAGCCATTCTCCTTTAAACGCTCAAGTAGGAAGATTGGGAAACCGTATTGTTCGAAAATACCCTGACGTTCAGTTTCCGATGGAAAGGGAAGGGAAAGTCAGATGGTGGAACATTCCATTTTTAGGTGAGGAACATCCTGGCAGGTACACTTGGCAATTGCGCCCTGAATTGCGTGAGGCGGTGCGGCGGTACGAGCAGCAAGAAATGGATCGTCATGAAGAGGGGGCGTTGTTGCCGAGCGAGCTTGAGGACATTCCGTTGCGTGAAGGGGGCAAAAAGCTGGTTGCCGTTAATCGCTATGAGCGAAATGCAAGAGCGCGGAGGCTTTGTCTGCAAAGGCACGGCTACCGTTGTTCCGTCTGCCAATTTGATTTTGAAGAAGTTTACGGAGAAATCGGCAAAGGATTCATCGAAGTTCATCATCTCATTCCATTAAGCGAGATCGGCGAGCAATATACGGTGAACCCGTTTGATGACTTGCGCCCGGTCTGCCCGAATTGTCACGCCATGTTGCATCGGGGGAACTTGTCTATTGAAGAACTGCGGGAGATGGTGGAAACACGCAGAAGGATTTCGGTGATCGGACAATCAAACTGA
- a CDS encoding IS1634 family transposase: MDVRIRAIYESSYLNIISTIFKDLGLPQLIDRLVPVDPQCQTRASDVVGLLLLDILSGRQALVHLERWAHDIDLPKLIRPGLDPSWFNDDAIARHLDRLYEANIHQVLSSCLVQIYKKEGLPLRVFHADTTDKTVYGAYESDSSDGLHITYGYNRHHRWQKQIGFGLIGNEDGIPFYGDVHDGNVPDKTWNPEVLSRVHEQLREAKIEDEWIYVADSAAMTKDTLAQTKAANAFLITRGPSSLRIVKTALSEADAQPDSAWSAPFALAEKNGATYRVWETASTYEGQPVRLIVVESSALDQRKGKTLETERTKEAELLREEQARWERHPFSCREDAEQALASLKASLRPRFHRVEAVVEEIVRPKKRRGRPKKGAEPEMETLYTLRLSVEFNQDAWEQARRKASRFVLVTTVPKEWKGQPMDAQEILKLYKGQISVEMNFSFLKDPFFTDEIYVKKPERVAVLGYLFLLALAIYRVFQRRVRQFITPERPLKGAGGRKLTRPTGQAIFQLFWYVRVVLLELPDGQIQRRLGKPLTPDQRRILQGLGMDESIYV; encoded by the coding sequence ATGGACGTTCGAATTCGGGCGATTTATGAAAGTTCCTATTTGAATATAATAAGTACCATTTTCAAAGATCTTGGCCTCCCTCAGCTGATTGACCGGCTGGTTCCGGTGGATCCTCAATGCCAAACCCGAGCCAGTGATGTGGTCGGGCTGCTTCTCTTGGATATCTTGAGCGGCCGGCAAGCCCTCGTTCATTTGGAACGGTGGGCGCATGACATCGACTTGCCCAAGCTGATCCGGCCAGGATTGGATCCGTCTTGGTTCAACGACGATGCCATTGCTCGCCATTTGGACCGGCTGTATGAGGCCAATATCCATCAAGTCCTTTCGTCTTGCCTGGTACAAATCTACAAGAAAGAAGGCCTCCCTCTCCGTGTCTTTCACGCGGATACGACGGACAAGACGGTTTACGGTGCGTATGAATCCGATTCGTCGGATGGGTTGCACATCACCTATGGCTATAACCGCCATCATCGCTGGCAAAAGCAGATCGGATTCGGCCTGATCGGCAACGAGGACGGCATTCCGTTTTACGGCGACGTGCACGACGGCAACGTGCCGGACAAAACGTGGAATCCCGAGGTGTTGTCGCGAGTCCATGAGCAGCTGAGGGAAGCGAAGATCGAAGACGAATGGATTTACGTGGCAGATTCCGCTGCGATGACGAAGGACACGCTGGCGCAAACGAAAGCCGCCAACGCCTTTTTGATCACGAGAGGGCCGTCGTCGCTCCGGATTGTCAAAACGGCGCTTTCGGAGGCGGATGCCCAACCCGATTCGGCGTGGAGCGCCCCCTTTGCGCTGGCCGAGAAAAACGGCGCCACGTACCGGGTATGGGAAACGGCCTCGACATATGAAGGCCAGCCCGTACGACTGATCGTCGTCGAATCGAGTGCGCTCGACCAGCGAAAAGGAAAGACGCTCGAAACAGAACGAACCAAAGAAGCGGAGCTTCTTCGCGAGGAACAAGCCCGTTGGGAGCGTCATCCTTTCTCTTGTCGGGAAGACGCCGAACAAGCCTTGGCCTCCTTGAAGGCATCCCTTCGTCCCCGGTTCCATCGAGTGGAGGCCGTCGTCGAAGAGATCGTGCGCCCGAAAAAACGGCGTGGACGGCCGAAAAAAGGGGCGGAACCGGAAATGGAGACGCTGTACACCCTTCGGCTGAGCGTGGAATTCAACCAAGACGCGTGGGAGCAGGCGAGACGGAAAGCGTCCCGGTTTGTCCTCGTCACGACTGTTCCAAAGGAATGGAAGGGCCAACCCATGGATGCCCAAGAGATCTTGAAGCTGTATAAAGGGCAGATCTCGGTGGAAATGAACTTCTCCTTCCTAAAAGATCCGTTCTTTACGGACGAAATTTACGTCAAAAAACCGGAACGAGTGGCGGTGTTGGGCTATTTGTTTCTGCTGGCCTTGGCCATTTATCGCGTCTTCCAGCGCCGGGTGCGTCAGTTCATCACACCCGAACGCCCATTAAAGGGCGCCGGAGGCCGCAAGCTGACCCGTCCGACCGGACAAGCGATTTTTCAATTGTTTTGGTATGTCAGAGTCGTCCTGTTGGAGTTGCCGGATGGGCAAATCCAACGCAGGCTAGGGAAACCGCTCACCCCTGATCAGCGAAGGATTCTGCAGGGATTGGGCATGGATGAGAGCATTTACGTGTAA
- a CDS encoding toxin-antitoxin system TumE family protein has translation MSRRRSPSSREQRQAKLRTGSQTNNSIPTTSCQPANVFSFLERDFAEIIFEIRDGGADGRLSTKNCARKTIIFRNETKLHVTEYVTPDGWIDYYYYDWVTPEGKTILKWHSEPHDTDKRYQTVTEPYHIHLPSSEILHNMYRLSNFEHQTLRLTFRTLAGEKERIFYFVFQNNVSTNTTSDGNPFFTIASRSI, from the coding sequence ATGAGTAGAAGGCGGAGCCCATCTTCACGGGAACAGAGACAGGCAAAACTAAGAACCGGATCACAAACGAACAATTCCATTCCCACCACCTCCTGCCAACCAGCCAACGTTTTTTCTTTTCTGGAACGCGACTTTGCTGAAATTATCTTTGAAATTCGCGACGGCGGTGCAGACGGCCGTCTTTCAACAAAGAACTGTGCCAGAAAAACGATAATCTTTCGCAATGAGACGAAATTACATGTGACAGAATACGTGACCCCGGACGGCTGGATTGATTACTATTACTACGACTGGGTCACGCCGGAAGGGAAAACGATTCTGAAATGGCACTCAGAGCCCCATGACACGGACAAGCGATACCAAACCGTGACTGAGCCATACCATATTCATCTTCCCTCCTCCGAGATTTTGCACAACATGTATCGTCTATCAAACTTTGAACACCAAACGTTAAGACTCACATTTCGCACCCTAGCAGGGGAGAAAGAAAGGATTTTTTATTTCGTTTTTCAGAATAACGTTTCGACCAACACGACTAGCGATGGCAATCCTTTTTTTACCATCGCTAGTCGTTCCATATGA
- a CDS encoding helix-turn-helix domain-containing protein, whose amino-acid sequence MTTVADREKAERWVRHQIQQIKNTAHQHKAEELASFLKYLTNLIGRIEPQKTAKLSPALEQSQSLEELTSWFEQLCEFMLEAGESHTLPKMYKTSEVAKFMGVTVATVNNWIKEGRIKGVIKEGKHAHAKIPETAMYRTSSNEVMTIKEIANLYQQEQKQRLVQTAEHDELLETIRFFSQKYGGTYVETLVKKDVLTPQEERDASEWKYALKKAGLLNE is encoded by the coding sequence ATGACAACAGTAGCCGATAGGGAAAAAGCAGAGCGTTGGGTGCGACATCAAATTCAACAAATCAAAAACACTGCGCACCAGCACAAAGCAGAGGAGTTAGCCTCTTTTTTGAAATACTTAACGAACTTAATCGGGCGGATAGAACCACAAAAAACCGCAAAACTCTCTCCAGCGCTCGAACAATCACAAAGTCTAGAAGAACTTACTTCTTGGTTTGAACAGCTATGCGAATTTATGCTTGAAGCAGGAGAAAGTCATACGTTACCAAAAATGTACAAAACAAGTGAAGTGGCCAAATTCATGGGAGTAACAGTCGCGACTGTGAACAATTGGATCAAAGAGGGGCGAATTAAGGGCGTCATCAAAGAAGGAAAACACGCACACGCGAAAATCCCGGAAACAGCCATGTATAGGACATCATCGAATGAAGTCATGACAATCAAAGAAATCGCTAACCTCTATCAACAAGAACAAAAGCAGCGCTTGGTGCAAACGGCAGAACATGATGAGCTATTGGAAACCATTCGGTTTTTCTCGCAAAAATATGGCGGTACTTACGTTGAAACGCTGGTCAAAAAGGATGTGTTAACCCCACAGGAAGAGCGGGATGCATCGGAGTGGAAATATGCGTTGAAAAAGGCTGGTTTACTCAATGAGTAG
- a CDS encoding MaoC/PaaZ C-terminal domain-containing protein yields MSLQAGDVMTFERTFTVEDVRQFTAVSGDRGVHHVTPDEQGRLVVQGLLTATLPTKVGGDYNVLARTMNFEFLRPVFTGDTIRCDVTIGKYERQENGRIAIAASFVCTNQQEKVVLQGDFAGVIVQSR; encoded by the coding sequence ATGTCCTTACAGGCAGGAGATGTCATGACGTTTGAGCGGACGTTTACGGTCGAGGATGTTCGGCAGTTTACAGCGGTTTCGGGCGACAGGGGAGTTCACCATGTCACGCCGGATGAACAAGGGCGTCTTGTCGTGCAAGGGTTGTTGACGGCGACGCTGCCGACGAAGGTGGGTGGGGATTACAATGTCCTGGCCCGCACGATGAATTTTGAGTTTTTGCGGCCTGTGTTTACGGGCGATACGATCCGTTGCGATGTGACGATCGGGAAATACGAGCGGCAAGAAAACGGCCGCATCGCGATTGCGGCATCGTTTGTCTGCACAAACCAACAGGAAAAGGTTGTGTTGCAAGGAGATTTTGCGGGGGTGATTGTACAGTCGCGGTAA
- a CDS encoding DoxX family protein, translating into MVVKWLREHVTASALMVVLRLYLGYEWLMGGWGKITHGFDATGFLKGALAKATGEHPAVQSWWAAFIENVALPNVGLFNFLVPWGEFLVGLALILGLFTTFAALMGAVMNFAFMFSGTTSTNPQMVLLTVFILVAGANAGRYGLDRWVLPYLRERMGSMHRPNHPHRPAAAHK; encoded by the coding sequence ATGGTGGTCAAATGGTTGCGCGAACATGTTACGGCGTCGGCGTTGATGGTCGTCCTCCGCTTGTATTTAGGGTATGAATGGCTCATGGGAGGATGGGGGAAAATTACGCATGGCTTTGATGCGACCGGGTTTTTGAAAGGAGCGTTGGCGAAGGCGACCGGCGAACACCCGGCCGTGCAAAGCTGGTGGGCGGCGTTTATCGAAAATGTGGCGCTGCCGAACGTCGGGTTGTTTAACTTCCTCGTGCCATGGGGCGAATTTCTCGTTGGATTAGCACTCATTCTCGGGTTGTTTACGACATTTGCCGCCCTCATGGGAGCGGTGATGAACTTCGCCTTTATGTTTTCAGGCACGACGAGCACGAACCCGCAAATGGTGCTGCTGACGGTGTTCATTCTCGTCGCTGGGGCGAACGCGGGCCGCTACGGTTTGGACCGTTGGGTATTGCCGTATCTCCGTGAGCGGATGGGAAGCATGCATCGCCCGAATCATCCGCACCGTCCGGCTGCGGCGCATAAATGA